The Crocosphaera sp. UHCC 0190 DNA segment CCAATGCGATTACCCTGATATTTAACTAGACGTTTCTGATATATTATTTTTAATCCAAGAGATTAATTCTGATTCCATCATTTCACCAGTTGCTACTTTTAACATTACTTGTGTCGCCTCGGCTGGATTAGCAACTAAACGAAAACCATTAAGGCGAAGAAATAAACCAATAGCCAAGAAAGCTGCTCTTTTGTTACCATCTAAAAAAGCATGATTCCTTGCTATTCCAATACCATAAATAGCCGCGAGTCTAATTACATCAGTTTCATTCTCATAGACATGAATATTTTGAGGACGAGCTAACGCTGACTCAAGTAATCCTTCATCTCTTATGCCATCAAGACCTCCATGAAGACTTATCGTTTCAGAATGAAGTAAAATTAATGCTTGTTTATTAAGCCAGCGAATTTCTGTCATTTATTGGGCAAGGTCTTTAAAAGTTTCGTTATACTCATTCATAAACTCTAGTCCTAATTGTAGTTGTTCTTCAACGCCATCAGAATTAGAAGTGAGTAGATAACCATTAGGGGTAGGAACGACTAACAGGGTATCCCCTTCTTTAAGATTAAGATGAGCTAACATAAATTCAGGTAAAACGGTTGCAGTCGCCGTTTCTCCCGTTGTCACTTTGAGTTGGTGCATATTAATTCTGAAATTTTCTGTGTATTTTTATTCTAAAACTTCTACCCAGGTAAATACATGGCCGAACTATCATTAGGTCTAGCGTGCAAATACCGTTCCGTCGTCGCCACCGAAGAATGGCCTAACGTCGCTTGGACGAGATGAAGGGGCGCACCTCGGTCTAAACTATGGGAAGCATGGGCGTGTCTCAGCCAGTGAGGACTGACATTTCCTTCAATTCCAGCCCGTTTGGCGGCCGCTTTGACAATGCGATACACTTGAGAGCGATCCAAATGACCGCCCCCTTGTCGAGAGCGAAACACCGCGTCATTGGGCAGACTTGACCCTTTCAATTGACATAACTCCTCCCAGACTCCTTGGGGTAGTAGTACGGTTCGCGTCTTTCCCCCTTTGCCAAACACCGTTACTTGTCCTAACTGATGACGGGGTTTGAGATCCCGCCACTTCAAGGCACATAACTCACTCACCCTCAAGCCACCAGCGTACAGCAACCGGAGCATCACCCGATTGCGTTGATTACGCTCTAATGTAATTAGGGTGGTCACTTCCAACTCCGAGAGAATCCGTTCATTGAGAGTATCCTTGACCTTTGGGGTTTTGAGAGCCGTTCCCACATTGGTGGGTAAAACGCCGAGTTGATAGGCAAAACTCAGCAACGATTTAACCGCCGCCAGAACTGTCGCCACCGACGAGGGGGAGAGATCACTCAAAGAAGCTCGCCAGAGTTGGAGATCGGCCAGGGTGACGAGGTGTAGGGGTTTATTCACATAGTCGAGAAAACGCCCGACAGCACGACGGTAAGAGTCTACTGTATGAGCCGAATGACCATCCAACCACATTT contains these protein-coding regions:
- a CDS encoding type II toxin-antitoxin system death-on-curing family toxin: MTEIRWLNKQALILLHSETISLHGGLDGIRDEGLLESALARPQNIHVYENETDVIRLAAIYGIGIARNHAFLDGNKRAAFLAIGLFLRLNGFRLVANPAEATQVMLKVATGEMMESELISWIKNNISETSS
- a CDS encoding tyrosine-type recombinase/integrase, which translates into the protein MRETSTVEVTPSQANERLLEMWLDGHSAHTVDSYRRAVGRFLDYVNKPLHLVTLADLQLWRASLSDLSPSSVATVLAAVKSLLSFAYQLGVLPTNVGTALKTPKVKDTLNERILSELEVTTLITLERNQRNRVMLRLLYAGGLRVSELCALKWRDLKPRHQLGQVTVFGKGGKTRTVLLPQGVWEELCQLKGSSLPNDAVFRSRQGGGHLDRSQVYRIVKAAAKRAGIEGNVSPHWLRHAHASHSLDRGAPLHLVQATLGHSSVATTERYLHARPNDSSAMYLPG